The following proteins are co-located in the Solanum pennellii chromosome 1, SPENNV200 genome:
- the LOC107022841 gene encoding transcriptional activator TAF-1-like isoform X1, with product MGNSEDGKSCKLEKPSSPAADQSNLHVYPDWAAMQAYYGPRVAVPAYFNSAVAPGHTPHPYMWGPQPMVPPYGTPYAAIYAHGGVYAHPGVPIGSHPPGHVMATSPVVSQAMDGASLSLDASVKSSGNSDRGLMSKLKEFEGLAMSLGNGSTDNVEGGTDNGHSQSFRVVTSGETEGSTDGSDTNGAGVSERTKKRSCETTPDNSGDDKSHSQRCQPTGEVNDDAEKAIVVAAKMTGTVLSPCMTTLEMRNPASAHMKSSPTNGGSPLSPALPNETWLQNERELKREKRKQSNRESARRSRLRKQAEAEELAIRVQALTGENLTLRSEINKLMENSEKLKLNNAALMERLKTEQLGQTEEVSLGKIDDKRLQPVGTVNLLARVNNSGSSDTTNEDGEVYENNSSGAKLHQLLDTSPRTDAVAAG from the exons GCATATTATGGTCCTCGAGTAGCTGTTCCTGCATATTTCAATTCAGCAGTTGCACCTGGTCATACCCCTCACCCTTATATGTGGGGGCCACAG CCTATGGTACCACCTTATGGTACCCCTTATGCAGCAATATATGCTCATGGTGGGGTTTATGCACATCCTGGAGTTCCAATT GGATCTCATCCTCCAGGTCATGTGATGGCGACATCTCCTGTTGTCAGCCAAGCCATG GATGGTGCTTCTTTGAGTTTAGATGCGTCTGTGAAGTCCTCGGGAAATTCTGATCGAGGATTGATGTCTAAACTGAAGGAATTTGAGGGGCTGGCAATGTCACTTGGAAATGGCAGCACTGACAATGTTGAGGGTGGAACAGACAATGGACATTCTCAAAG TTTTCGTGTTGTGACCAGTGGGGAAACTGAAGGTTCAACTGATGGAAGTGACACAAACGGAGCTGGG GTCAGTGAGAGAACTAAGAAAAGGAGCTGTGAGACAACTCCTGATAACT CTGGTGATGATAAGAGCCACTCACAAAGATGTCAACCTACTGGGGAAGTAAATGATGATGCAGAGAAGGCAATCGTTGTTGCAGCGAAAATGACGGGAACAGTACTTTCTCCTTGCATGACAACTTTGGAAATGAGAAATCCTGCTAGTGCACATATGAAATCTAGCCCAACTAATGGTGGTTCACCACTCAGCCCTGCACTGCCTAATGAAACCTGGTTACAG AATGAGCGTGAGCTGAAGCGGGAGAAAAGGAAACAGTCTAATCGGGAATCTGCAAGGCGATCAAGATTGAGAAAACAG GCTGAGGCTGAAGAATTGGCAATACGAGTTCAGGCTTTAACAGGAGAGAACTTGACACTCAGATCCGAGATTAACAAATTAATGGAGAACTCGGAGAAACTGAAGCTAAACAATGCCGCTTTAATG GAGAGACTGAAAACTGAACAGCTTGGACAGACAGAAGAAGTAAGTTTAGGTAAGATTGATGATAAGAGACTGCAACCTGTAGGCACAGTAAACCTGCTAGCAAGAGTGAACAACTCAGGTTCCTCGGATACAACGAACGAGGATGGTGAAGTTTATGAGAACAACAGCTCTGGAGCAAAGCTTCATCAACTACTTGATACCAGCCCCAGAACTGATGCAGTAGCAGCTGGGTGA
- the LOC107022841 gene encoding transcriptional activator TAF-1-like isoform X2 — translation MGNSEDGKSCKLEKPSSPAADQSNLHVYPDWAAMQAYYGPRVAVPAYFNSAVAPGHTPHPYMWGPQPMVPPYGTPYAAIYAHGGVYAHPGVPIGSHPPGHVMATSPVVSQAMDGASLSLDASVKSSGNSDRGLMSKLKEFEGLAMSLGNGSTDNVEGGTDNGHSQSGETEGSTDGSDTNGAGVSERTKKRSCETTPDNSGDDKSHSQRCQPTGEVNDDAEKAIVVAAKMTGTVLSPCMTTLEMRNPASAHMKSSPTNGGSPLSPALPNETWLQNERELKREKRKQSNRESARRSRLRKQAEAEELAIRVQALTGENLTLRSEINKLMENSEKLKLNNAALMERLKTEQLGQTEEVSLGKIDDKRLQPVGTVNLLARVNNSGSSDTTNEDGEVYENNSSGAKLHQLLDTSPRTDAVAAG, via the exons GCATATTATGGTCCTCGAGTAGCTGTTCCTGCATATTTCAATTCAGCAGTTGCACCTGGTCATACCCCTCACCCTTATATGTGGGGGCCACAG CCTATGGTACCACCTTATGGTACCCCTTATGCAGCAATATATGCTCATGGTGGGGTTTATGCACATCCTGGAGTTCCAATT GGATCTCATCCTCCAGGTCATGTGATGGCGACATCTCCTGTTGTCAGCCAAGCCATG GATGGTGCTTCTTTGAGTTTAGATGCGTCTGTGAAGTCCTCGGGAAATTCTGATCGAGGATTGATGTCTAAACTGAAGGAATTTGAGGGGCTGGCAATGTCACTTGGAAATGGCAGCACTGACAATGTTGAGGGTGGAACAGACAATGGACATTCTCAAAG TGGGGAAACTGAAGGTTCAACTGATGGAAGTGACACAAACGGAGCTGGG GTCAGTGAGAGAACTAAGAAAAGGAGCTGTGAGACAACTCCTGATAACT CTGGTGATGATAAGAGCCACTCACAAAGATGTCAACCTACTGGGGAAGTAAATGATGATGCAGAGAAGGCAATCGTTGTTGCAGCGAAAATGACGGGAACAGTACTTTCTCCTTGCATGACAACTTTGGAAATGAGAAATCCTGCTAGTGCACATATGAAATCTAGCCCAACTAATGGTGGTTCACCACTCAGCCCTGCACTGCCTAATGAAACCTGGTTACAG AATGAGCGTGAGCTGAAGCGGGAGAAAAGGAAACAGTCTAATCGGGAATCTGCAAGGCGATCAAGATTGAGAAAACAG GCTGAGGCTGAAGAATTGGCAATACGAGTTCAGGCTTTAACAGGAGAGAACTTGACACTCAGATCCGAGATTAACAAATTAATGGAGAACTCGGAGAAACTGAAGCTAAACAATGCCGCTTTAATG GAGAGACTGAAAACTGAACAGCTTGGACAGACAGAAGAAGTAAGTTTAGGTAAGATTGATGATAAGAGACTGCAACCTGTAGGCACAGTAAACCTGCTAGCAAGAGTGAACAACTCAGGTTCCTCGGATACAACGAACGAGGATGGTGAAGTTTATGAGAACAACAGCTCTGGAGCAAAGCTTCATCAACTACTTGATACCAGCCCCAGAACTGATGCAGTAGCAGCTGGGTGA
- the LOC107007926 gene encoding putative glucose-6-phosphate 1-epimerase has protein sequence MGHYAAVWDHTAATEVTKDWNGIEQVVLRNPQGASARVSLQGGQVTSWRNERGEELLFNSSKSIFKSPKATRGGISACFPQYGNAGSLEQLGFARNRIWTIEDDPPSLFTYDPQGKSFIDLLLKPSEDDLKFWPHSFEFRLRITLASDGSLSLISRIRNINGKQFSFSFAYHTYFSVSDISEIRIEGLETLDYLDNLCQKERFTEQGDAITFESEMDRVYLSSPNRIAVLDHERKRTYLIRKEGLPDTVVWNPWEKKAKAMVDFGDDEYKQMLCVDGAAIEKPITLKPGEEWTGRVELVAVPSSFCDL, from the exons ATGGGGCACTATGCAGCAGTCTGGGATCATACAGCAGCTACTGAAGTAACAAAAGATTGGAATGGGATTGAACAGGTTGTGCTTCGGAACCCTCAGGGTGCCTCTGCACGG GTTAGCTTGCAAGGAGGACAAGTTACGTCTTGGCGGAATGAACGAGGGGAAGAACTCCTATTCAATAGCAGTAAG AGCATCTTCAAGTCTCCAAAAGCTACACGAGGAGGAATCTCAGCTTGCTTTCCACAG TATGGAAATGCTGGTTCACTTGAGCAACTTGGATTCGCAAGAAACAGAATCTGGACCATTGAGGATGACCCTCCATCTTTATTCACATATGACCCACAAGGAAAATCTTTCATTGACTTGCTGCTCAAACCTTCAGAAGATGATCTGAAGTTCTGGCCCCACAG TTTTGAGTTTCGCCTCCGGATTACGCTTGCATCAGATGGAAGCTTGTCCTTGATATCTCGGATCAGAAATATTAATGGCAAACAGTTCAGCTTCTCATTTGCTTATCATACATACTTCTCTGTTTCGGACATAAG TGAAATAAGGATCGAAGGTTTAGAAACACTGGACTATCTGGACAACCTATGCCAGAAAGAACGCTTTACTGAACAAGGAGATGCCATAACTTTTGAATCTGAG ATGGACCGTGTCTACCTTAGTTCTCCTAATCGCATTGCTGTTCTTGATCATGAAAGGAAACGGACATATCTGATAAGGAAGGAAGGATTGCCAGATACTG TGGTGTGGAATCCATGGGAGAAGAAAGCCAAAGCAATGGTGGATTTTGGTGATGATGAGTATAAGCAGATGCTTTGTGTTGATGGAGCAGCAATAGAGAAACCCATCACCTTGAAGCCAGGAGAGGAATGGACCGGTCGTGTAGAGCTTGTGGCCGTGCCATCAAGTTTTTGTGATCTTTGA
- the LOC107007927 gene encoding exosome complex component RRP41 homolog, with protein sequence MEYVNPEGLRLDGRRPMEMRQLRAEIGVVSRADGSASFEMGNTKVIAAVYGPREVQNRSQQMNDQALVRCEYSMANFSTGDRRRKTKGDRRSTEISLVIRQTMEACILTHLMPRSQIDIYVQVLQADGGTRSACINAATLALADAGIPMRDLVTSCSAGYLNSTPLLDLNYLEDSAGGADVTVGILPKLDKVTLLQMDAKLPMDIFENVMQLAVEGCKAVESHIREILLENAQTLVIRQGYGS encoded by the exons ATGGAGTACGTTAATCCCGAAGGTCTCCGTTTAGATGGTCGCcgtccaatggag ATGAGACAACTTCGTGCTGAAATAGGGGTTGTATCGAGAGCAGATGG TTCTGCCTCGTTTGAAATGGGGAATACCAAAGTCATTGCAGCAGTTTATGGTCCTAGGGAG GTTCAGAACAGGAGCCAACAGATGAATGACCAGGCACTG GTACGTTGCGAGTATAGCATGGCTAATTTCAGCACTGGCGATCGCCGGAGAAAAACAAAGGGTGACAG GAGATCCACGGAGATATCTCTTGTTATTCGCCAGACAATGGAAGCTTGCATATTGACACACCTGATGCCTCGCTCTCAG ATAGACATTTATGTCCAAGTCCTCCAAGCAGATGGAG GTACAAGATCAGCATGCATAAATGCTGCCACACTGGCACTAGCTGACGCCGGGATTCCCATGCGTGATCTTGTTACATCATGCAGTGCTGGATATCTGAATAGCACACCTCTTCTGG ATTTAAACTATTTGGAAGACAGTGCTGGAGGCGCTGATGTCACTGTAGGAATTTTACCTAAGTTGGACAAAGTGACCCTTCTGCAG ATGGATGCTAAACTACCAATggatatttttgaaaatgtcATGCAATTAGCAGTTGAAGGCTGCAAAGCAGTAGAAAGCCACATCCGAGAA ATATTGTTAGAAAATGCTCAGACATTGGTCATTCGCCAAGGGTATGGCTCTTAA